In Nitrososphaerota archaeon, one genomic interval encodes:
- a CDS encoding transcriptional regulator, with amino-acid sequence MTNDRTMGLGLLVAGVLGILIYGWLVFFYNPIFILQLTAFLAVAAVFAILIWIGYTMATTPPPPETIEVSEASETVAKETVAPETPAAKPDEAEKPSKGKAKTK; translated from the coding sequence TTGACTAACGATCGCACAATGGGTTTAGGTCTTCTGGTCGCAGGCGTTCTCGGTATCTTGATTTACGGCTGGCTCGTCTTCTTCTATAACCCGATTTTCATTCTGCAGCTCACAGCATTCTTGGCTGTAGCCGCGGTCTTCGCAATACTCATCTGGATCGGGTACACTATGGCAACAACTCCACCGCCGCCTGAGACGATAGAGGTGTCAGAGGCTTCTGAGACGGTTGCGAAGGAAACAGTGGCTCCTGAGACTCCTGCTGCTAAACCAGATGAGGCTGAGAAGCCCTCTAAAGGTAAGGCTAAGACCAAGTAA
- a CDS encoding class I SAM-dependent methyltransferase family protein produces MVRMLKDALKGVISEEEVTQLYGGFDIVGDIAVIKIPDSLLPKKKMIADALMKHVKSVKTVLMQTTPVSGKYRTRSLEVIGGEERTETVSKEHGCVFKIDLAQAYFSPRLSTERLRIAELVKPGETVTNLFAGVGTFSIVIAKKVPETKGYSIDANPAAHQLALENIRLNKVGDRVTAMLGDAREVIERIKGEADRVLMPLPEEAADFLDVAVKALKRPSGVIHYYTHVYAEKRENVFDEARKELDKSMKTNYEVTAQRVVREVGPRWYQVVLDLKVTTS; encoded by the coding sequence ATGGTTCGAATGTTGAAGGACGCTTTGAAGGGAGTCATCAGCGAGGAAGAAGTTACTCAGCTCTACGGCGGTTTTGACATCGTCGGGGATATAGCGGTTATCAAGATACCTGACTCGCTGCTGCCTAAGAAGAAGATGATTGCAGATGCTCTGATGAAGCATGTCAAGTCAGTTAAGACTGTTCTAATGCAGACTACCCCGGTCTCCGGCAAATATCGTACAAGAAGCCTAGAAGTCATCGGCGGGGAAGAGCGAACCGAAACCGTGTCGAAGGAGCATGGGTGCGTGTTCAAGATAGATTTGGCTCAAGCCTATTTCTCTCCGCGTCTTTCAACAGAGCGGCTCAGGATAGCCGAGCTGGTTAAGCCTGGTGAAACGGTGACAAATCTCTTCGCAGGCGTAGGCACCTTTTCAATAGTCATAGCCAAGAAGGTGCCTGAGACAAAAGGCTACAGTATTGACGCGAACCCAGCGGCTCATCAGCTGGCGCTTGAGAACATCCGGTTGAACAAAGTGGGTGACAGGGTGACGGCGATGCTCGGTGATGCGCGAGAGGTTATTGAGCGGATTAAGGGTGAAGCGGATCGAGTGTTGATGCCGCTGCCTGAGGAGGCCGCAGATTTTCTAGATGTTGCAGTAAAGGCGTTAAAGCGGCCCTCCGGTGTAATTCACTACTACACCCACGTTTACGCTGAGAAACGAGAGAACGTTTTCGACGAGGCTCGCAAAGAGCTTGACAAATCAATGAAGACTAATTACGAGGTCACGGCGCAGCGAGTCGTCAGGGAGGTCGGGCCCAGATGGTATCAAGTAGTGCTCGACCTGAAGGTTACTACGTCCTAA
- a CDS encoding signal peptidase I, which produces MAEEIKENEKPRKPIVRALINIGIVLLAMGGIWAGFTVVFGTTTPFFVVSSGSMEPVLWVGDIIVVNGNAHFQDLHTGDIIVFNEPGVGKVIVHRVYAILDDPYRRIETKGDNNYAPDDWRVTSKDYIGRVLFTIPKVGLLTTILTPPTNYILIVIIIAAVFILELRSQKTEEKQQQPQPEQGGTGPTKPDDADSLT; this is translated from the coding sequence ATGGCTGAAGAAATCAAAGAGAATGAGAAGCCGAGAAAACCGATTGTCAGGGCGCTGATCAACATCGGTATCGTGCTTCTGGCCATGGGCGGCATCTGGGCGGGCTTCACAGTCGTATTCGGCACAACAACACCGTTCTTCGTAGTCTCCAGCGGCAGTATGGAGCCTGTTCTCTGGGTTGGAGACATCATTGTTGTTAACGGGAATGCGCATTTTCAAGATCTTCACACAGGCGACATCATCGTGTTTAACGAGCCGGGGGTAGGCAAGGTTATTGTTCACCGAGTCTACGCAATCCTGGATGACCCGTATAGACGAATTGAAACTAAAGGAGACAACAACTATGCACCAGACGACTGGCGAGTAACGTCCAAAGACTACATCGGCAGAGTACTCTTCACAATACCTAAAGTTGGGCTGCTCACAACAATACTGACCCCACCCACCAACTACATTCTCATCGTCATAATCATCGCCGCAGTCTTTATCCTCGAACTCCGCTCCCAGAAAACCGAGGAGAAACAACAACAGCCACAGCCTGAACAGGGCGGTACAGGTCCAACCAAGCCTGACGACGCTGACAGCCTAACCTAG
- a CDS encoding trypsin-like peptidase domain-containing protein: MNIAEFEDQITGVVSKIEENVVSIGSVKLARDYRFRVVPLEGQASGVIIDPRGYIVTNNHVVEEADRVHVTLKDGRTFIGEVVGTDPATDLALIKVDAEDLPAAKLGDSEKLRVGQIVLAIGNALGLPGAPTVSMGVISARGRPLPGTDFVLEGLIQTDAAINPGNSGGPLVDINGNVIGINTAMIPLAQGIGFAIPASTVTEVIEQIRRHGRVIRPWLGISGVDINRAVARKYELPTETGVLILEVGVDSPAYETGLKQGDILVETQGREIKQMKDLLRMLSKANIGDILRLTILRNGRRYETSVRLVESAYPTIRRRGR, translated from the coding sequence ATGAACATAGCGGAATTTGAGGATCAGATAACAGGGGTCGTGTCAAAGATTGAAGAGAACGTTGTCAGCATAGGCAGCGTAAAGCTGGCTAGAGATTACAGGTTCAGAGTTGTGCCGCTAGAGGGTCAGGCCTCAGGAGTCATCATCGACCCAAGGGGGTACATTGTCACCAACAACCACGTTGTAGAAGAGGCGGACAGAGTCCACGTCACGTTGAAGGATGGAAGAACATTCATAGGTGAAGTGGTGGGAACAGATCCAGCCACCGATTTAGCATTAATCAAGGTGGATGCTGAAGATCTACCAGCAGCAAAGCTCGGCGACTCAGAGAAGCTCAGAGTAGGACAGATAGTGCTCGCAATCGGCAATGCACTAGGTTTGCCCGGAGCACCTACAGTGTCGATGGGCGTCATCAGTGCGCGGGGAAGACCTTTACCTGGAACAGACTTCGTCCTAGAAGGGCTAATCCAGACCGACGCGGCAATCAACCCCGGCAACAGCGGCGGCCCACTCGTCGACATTAACGGGAACGTTATAGGCATAAACACTGCGATGATACCTCTAGCTCAAGGAATAGGCTTCGCCATCCCGGCAAGCACAGTAACCGAGGTTATAGAACAGATACGGCGACACGGAAGAGTAATCAGGCCCTGGCTCGGCATATCTGGCGTAGACATCAACCGCGCCGTCGCGAGAAAATATGAGCTACCGACAGAAACAGGTGTACTTATCCTTGAAGTGGGAGTTGATAGCCCAGCCTACGAAACCGGGCTAAAGCAAGGTGACATCCTAGTTGAAACTCAGGGACGGGAGATTAAGCAGATGAAAGATCTGCTACGCATGCTCTCAAAAGCCAACATCGGCGATATTCTCAGACTAACAATACTCAGAAACGGAAGAAGATACGAGACATCAGTAAGACTAGTCGAATCAGCCTACCCGACGATACGCAGAAGAGGCAGGTAA
- a CDS encoding PPOX class F420-dependent oxidoreductase gives MEQQTLKVRFTEREAEMLMESRLSRVATVSPDGQPHIVPVGFEFDGIYIYFGGWNLAKSRKYRNIQRNQKVAFIVDDLASVNPWHPRGIEIQGVAEIMEENGRPYVRITPLRKISWGL, from the coding sequence TTGGAGCAGCAGACGTTGAAGGTGAGATTCACTGAGAGAGAGGCTGAGATGCTGATGGAGAGCCGGCTCAGCAGAGTCGCAACTGTGTCTCCTGATGGGCAGCCTCATATCGTGCCGGTTGGCTTCGAGTTTGATGGAATTTACATCTACTTTGGCGGATGGAACTTGGCGAAGAGCCGCAAGTATCGCAACATTCAGCGCAACCAAAAGGTTGCCTTTATCGTTGATGATCTAGCCTCAGTTAACCCGTGGCATCCCAGAGGAATAGAGATCCAAGGTGTTGCAGAGATAATGGAGGAGAACGGGCGGCCCTATGTCAGGATAACTCCGCTGAGAAAGATCAGCTGGGGGCTTTAA
- a CDS encoding helix-turn-helix transcriptional regulator, whose translation MTKSTELNQEVLDSCKIVHAEWNELSRVWTLPVIHAIGLKEPARFNELKRRIEGISATSLAERLNELEKQGIIARKVYPETPPRVEYSLTKKGTELCALLEQFADWAKRWANTK comes from the coding sequence TTGACCAAGTCAACTGAGCTTAACCAGGAAGTGTTAGACTCCTGCAAAATAGTGCACGCTGAATGGAACGAGCTCAGCAGAGTATGGACTCTCCCGGTAATCCACGCAATAGGGCTCAAAGAACCCGCCCGTTTCAACGAGCTTAAACGCAGAATCGAAGGTATAAGCGCAACCAGCCTCGCGGAGAGACTTAACGAACTTGAGAAACAAGGCATCATAGCCAGAAAAGTCTACCCGGAGACACCTCCACGCGTAGAATACTCATTAACGAAGAAAGGCACCGAACTCTGCGCACTCCTTGAACAGTTCGCCGACTGGGCTAAAAGATGGGCAAACACCAAGTAA
- a CDS encoding coenzyme F420-0:L-glutamate ligase — translation MKSKVELFGLELPEIKPGDNLAAMISESAVQLVNGLEDGDILIVTSKVVSKADGLLVDLRNVKPSRRAVSIAKKAGGDPRYIQVVLDNSDQVLLTLPIYDFARKGLVDIGKFAEDSSVAYEVLKKSPTALIVISGGQIYSDAGIDSSNHPEDVVSVPPKDPNMSAGELRARISALTGRDVAVIVSDTEMWLSQGSIDFARGASGIQVITKKFGRRDRYGKPKFGGVDFVAQELACAAALLMGQTDEGVAGGAGKRIQVC, via the coding sequence ATGAAATCTAAGGTTGAACTGTTTGGCCTTGAACTGCCCGAGATCAAGCCGGGTGATAATCTTGCAGCGATGATTTCGGAAAGCGCCGTTCAGTTGGTGAATGGACTGGAGGATGGTGACATCCTAATTGTGACAAGCAAGGTGGTTTCAAAAGCGGATGGGCTTCTTGTTGATCTGCGTAACGTTAAACCTTCTAGAAGAGCTGTGAGCATTGCTAAGAAAGCCGGTGGGGATCCTCGCTATATTCAGGTTGTTCTCGACAATAGTGATCAGGTTCTGTTGACTCTGCCTATCTATGATTTTGCGCGCAAAGGTTTGGTGGATATCGGCAAGTTCGCTGAGGACAGCTCGGTTGCATACGAGGTTCTGAAAAAGTCACCCACCGCTTTGATTGTTATTAGCGGCGGCCAAATTTACAGTGATGCAGGTATCGACAGCTCGAATCACCCCGAAGACGTGGTCAGTGTTCCCCCTAAGGATCCGAATATGTCTGCGGGAGAGTTAAGGGCTCGAATATCCGCTCTGACTGGAAGAGATGTAGCGGTCATAGTGTCCGATACTGAGATGTGGTTGTCTCAGGGATCTATTGATTTTGCAAGAGGTGCATCAGGCATCCAAGTTATCACGAAAAAGTTCGGTAGACGCGATCGGTACGGTAAGCCTAAGTTTGGTGGCGTTGACTTTGTGGCTCAGGAGTTGGCGTGTGCTGCTGCACTTCTAATGGGTCAGACCGATGAAGGGGTTGCCGGTGGTGCTGGTAAGAGGATACAGGTATGTTAG
- a CDS encoding HAD family hydrolase — protein sequence MDLKAVLFDLDGTLTRFNIDYRSARRDVNAELVTLGLGEHSLKDGMMLYMMLDNVKGLMPDERFRLFVDKVQSLFERYEIASAASTDLQPYARETLVSLKEQGFKTAIVTNNCLNATKTVINRFGLQPLVDALVTREDAPRWKPDGAMVKETLNRLHIDPGDALFVGDSTIDVMAARDAGVISVALLTGPTLTTRLLKEKPDYLIPSLAELMSLIEKIR from the coding sequence TTGGATCTCAAGGCAGTATTATTTGATTTAGATGGAACACTTACTAGATTCAATATTGATTATCGATCCGCTAGACGTGATGTTAACGCGGAGCTTGTGACACTAGGTCTCGGTGAGCACAGCCTAAAGGATGGCATGATGCTCTACATGATGCTTGACAATGTTAAGGGGTTGATGCCCGATGAAAGATTTCGACTATTCGTAGACAAGGTTCAGAGCCTTTTCGAAAGATATGAGATCGCCTCAGCAGCATCAACAGACCTACAGCCGTATGCTCGGGAGACGCTGGTTAGCCTCAAGGAGCAGGGGTTCAAGACGGCAATCGTAACTAACAACTGCCTAAACGCCACCAAGACTGTGATCAACCGCTTCGGACTCCAGCCCTTGGTTGATGCGTTGGTGACACGTGAAGATGCGCCGAGGTGGAAGCCTGATGGAGCGATGGTTAAGGAGACCTTGAACAGACTTCACATAGACCCCGGCGACGCGTTGTTCGTAGGCGACAGCACGATTGACGTTATGGCGGCCAGAGATGCTGGCGTAATCTCTGTGGCGCTGTTAACAGGCCCTACGCTGACAACTAGGCTGCTGAAGGAGAAACCGGATTACCTGATCCCTTCGCTAGCAGAGCTAATGTCGTTGATCGAGAAGATCAGGTAG
- a CDS encoding COX15/CtaA family protein: protein MSKIVVLSISYAISTFLLIVVGAYVRAFGAGMGCGPNWPTCNGYIIPPNLTDPKVFLEFIHRVIALIPSVLVVLTVGTAWTSYRKDRSILLWSTVTSILFLAQVLLGMLVVLWELQFVTSASHLGLATATFGSAVVLAVVATHREG from the coding sequence TTGTCCAAAATCGTGGTCTTGTCAATCTCATACGCCATCTCAACTTTCCTGCTTATCGTGGTCGGCGCTTATGTCCGAGCGTTCGGTGCCGGTATGGGCTGCGGCCCTAATTGGCCCACTTGCAACGGATACATTATTCCGCCTAACCTGACGGATCCGAAGGTCTTCCTCGAATTCATTCACCGCGTAATAGCCTTGATTCCATCGGTTCTGGTTGTTCTGACTGTGGGAACAGCTTGGACAAGTTACAGGAAAGATAGGTCGATCCTGCTTTGGTCAACGGTTACCAGCATACTCTTTCTAGCTCAGGTTCTCCTTGGGATGTTGGTGGTTCTCTGGGAGCTCCAATTCGTAACCTCAGCTTCACATCTTGGTTTAGCTACGGCTACCTTCGGTTCAGCCGTTGTCTTGGCCGTAGTGGCTACACACAGAGAAGGCTAG
- the cyoE gene encoding heme o synthase → MWSQPNFYGLFKPRSSLLLTYTGLSAYMYSAGNTNTYSLLLFIILGVLATMSANSLNNYFDRDIDASMSRTRNRPLPSGLIPAAYAPLLGIPMIIISVISFILWFNPLSALLVLFGCTYYVVFYTLYLKRRTSLNTVIGGLSGVIPPLAGWAAATGGLGVGAVLLGATIFFWTPSHFWCLSIRFRDDYVRTGIPMLPSQTGLATSIRWIIIFNLLTAASITVSTLFFDSLVYRVSALAALALIIASSLLLHRKQDDTSAWHAYKMSSPILIIIFTGVLLSLLTF, encoded by the coding sequence GTGTGGTCTCAACCTAACTTCTACGGCCTGTTCAAACCGCGATCATCCCTACTTCTGACATACACCGGGTTATCCGCATACATGTATTCAGCCGGCAATACCAATACGTACAGCCTACTGCTCTTCATCATCCTAGGTGTTCTAGCCACGATGAGCGCAAACAGTCTGAACAACTACTTTGATCGAGACATCGACGCATCAATGAGTCGAACCAGAAACCGTCCTCTGCCAAGCGGTCTGATCCCCGCCGCATACGCTCCACTACTCGGGATACCCATGATCATCATCTCTGTAATATCATTCATCCTCTGGTTCAACCCACTCTCAGCGCTTCTCGTTCTCTTCGGATGCACCTACTACGTCGTCTTCTACACGCTTTACCTCAAACGCAGAACCTCGTTGAACACGGTAATCGGCGGGCTTTCAGGAGTTATCCCACCGTTAGCCGGATGGGCTGCAGCAACCGGCGGACTAGGAGTTGGGGCTGTTCTTCTCGGAGCAACCATTTTCTTCTGGACACCAAGCCACTTCTGGTGCCTCTCAATACGGTTCAGAGACGATTATGTCAGGACAGGAATCCCTATGCTTCCGTCACAAACTGGGCTTGCAACCTCAATTCGCTGGATCATAATCTTTAATCTACTCACCGCAGCCTCAATCACCGTTTCAACCCTGTTCTTTGACTCACTGGTCTACAGGGTCTCTGCTCTCGCCGCCTTAGCCCTTATAATCGCTTCATCACTTCTCCTCCACAGGAAGCAGGATGATACATCGGCTTGGCACGCCTACAAGATGTCAAGCCCCATTCTGATAATCATCTTTACCGGGGTTCTACTCTCGCTGCTGACGTTCTAA
- a CDS encoding corrinoid protein, which produces MPNKTEELRQAIIDGDEEAARRLSEEMLTEGSDPLKTIEECVYPAVAVVGERFEKGEYFLTELMLSAEAMKAAVDIFTKKMSGEGKSGAINKRGVVLLGTVKGDVHEIGKNLVATMMKVNGFDIHDAGKDLSPTEFLEKADQVNADIIGLSALMTNTMLRQRETIDYIHEKRGGKYKIIVGGAPTTQGWADEIGADGWAPDAPSAVALVKNLQEKTNHP; this is translated from the coding sequence ATGCCGAATAAGACTGAAGAGCTGAGGCAGGCGATCATCGACGGTGATGAAGAAGCGGCTAGGCGTCTCTCGGAGGAGATGCTGACTGAAGGTTCAGATCCGTTGAAGACAATAGAGGAGTGCGTCTATCCTGCCGTTGCGGTGGTCGGCGAACGGTTCGAGAAAGGCGAATACTTTCTTACCGAACTGATGCTCTCAGCCGAAGCCATGAAGGCTGCTGTCGACATCTTCACCAAGAAAATGAGCGGCGAAGGAAAGAGCGGTGCAATAAACAAGCGGGGAGTAGTTCTTCTCGGCACCGTCAAAGGCGATGTGCATGAAATCGGTAAGAATCTGGTGGCCACTATGATGAAGGTGAACGGCTTCGATATCCATGATGCCGGAAAAGATCTCTCCCCTACAGAGTTCCTTGAAAAGGCTGATCAGGTTAACGCTGACATAATTGGGCTCTCCGCCCTAATGACCAACACAATGCTCCGCCAGAGAGAAACCATCGACTACATTCATGAGAAACGCGGCGGCAAATACAAGATAATCGTCGGCGGCGCACCCACCACGCAGGGATGGGCGGACGAGATTGGAGCAGACGGATGGGCGCCAGACGCACCTTCCGCAGTAGCTCTAGTGAAGAACCTTCAGGAAAAAACCAACCACCCCTAG
- a CDS encoding restriction endonuclease, translating to MNPRTLLRLTQFLDEGRHTLEELAEKSGLGELVVQDTLNQMIENGVGRLGDCSVEFSRGDKVAGAVLAVRLGCSVDEASQHIGWRDFEDFVAEILAADGYTVKRTIRLKKPRAEIDVVAYRNGLGLVIDCKHWKRTTGASSMRRVAELQTGRAKRLVDTNELGIPRLLSLYPVIATLHEENVQLIDGVPVVPVTRLSGFLREFEGYTSALRDVCRLEAE from the coding sequence ATGAATCCTAGGACACTCCTACGCCTCACCCAGTTCCTCGACGAAGGACGGCACACTTTGGAGGAACTTGCTGAGAAGAGCGGCCTCGGAGAACTCGTTGTACAGGATACGTTGAACCAGATGATTGAAAATGGTGTCGGAAGACTCGGAGATTGCTCAGTCGAATTCAGCAGGGGAGACAAGGTTGCAGGCGCCGTCTTGGCTGTGAGGCTGGGCTGTAGCGTCGATGAAGCATCGCAGCACATCGGGTGGCGAGATTTTGAGGATTTCGTGGCCGAAATATTGGCGGCTGACGGATACACCGTGAAGAGGACTATTCGTCTGAAGAAACCTAGGGCAGAGATTGATGTTGTTGCCTATAGGAATGGTCTCGGCTTAGTTATTGACTGCAAACATTGGAAGCGAACCACAGGAGCCTCATCAATGAGGAGGGTAGCGGAACTGCAGACAGGCAGAGCCAAGCGGCTCGTAGATACCAATGAACTTGGAATCCCGCGGTTGTTAAGCCTATACCCGGTTATAGCTACGCTTCACGAAGAAAATGTTCAGTTAATCGACGGAGTACCGGTCGTGCCTGTAACTAGGCTCAGCGGTTTTCTGCGCGAGTTTGAGGGCTACACAAGCGCCTTGAGAGATGTCTGCCGTCTAGAAGCAGAATAG
- a CDS encoding DUF99 family protein — MRIRLEKRGIRALGVSEVFREGSGRKSTLAGVIIRSDLIVDGIIYGAATLEGDDATDAIIDMFRRLNRNDINVIILGGAVISLYNIIDVDKVSAETQVPVISVTFEESEGLESAIKHHFPNNWARKIETYRKLGGREPVDLKTGYRVYVRAAGTSTQEAKKALDKFTLQGALPEPIRIAHLAAKAKFEADQQHLD, encoded by the coding sequence GTGCGGATCAGGCTTGAGAAAAGAGGCATCCGCGCATTAGGTGTCTCAGAGGTCTTCAGGGAAGGCAGCGGCCGAAAATCAACGTTGGCCGGGGTAATAATTAGAAGCGACCTGATTGTAGACGGCATCATCTACGGCGCCGCAACTCTTGAAGGAGATGATGCGACCGACGCAATAATCGACATGTTCAGGAGACTAAACAGAAACGACATCAACGTCATCATACTCGGAGGCGCAGTCATCAGCCTCTACAACATAATCGATGTGGATAAAGTGTCAGCAGAGACGCAGGTACCGGTGATATCAGTCACATTCGAGGAGTCAGAAGGACTGGAATCCGCGATAAAACATCACTTCCCGAACAACTGGGCGAGAAAAATCGAAACCTACCGAAAACTTGGAGGAAGAGAGCCGGTAGATTTGAAGACCGGTTACCGAGTCTACGTCAGAGCCGCCGGTACAAGTACACAGGAAGCCAAGAAGGCACTCGACAAGTTCACTCTCCAAGGTGCCCTACCCGAACCCATCCGAATCGCCCACCTAGCAGCAAAAGCAAAATTCGAAGCCGATCAACAACATCTAGACTAG
- the larA gene encoding nickel-dependent lactate racemase — protein sequence MPNEKEDNRAKPSEVSRDLRKRVSIDVPWKRWFGDEKMQLTFPSGWNVKKIEMSDAETISDEEIRRCIAIPRASPSLRDLARGKKRPAIVIDDLNRPTETHRILPVLLDELEDAGIRTEEIDVLVSLGAHRPMSRSELVKKIGEKMVDTLKVYNHSPYENLTLVGKTSFGTPLHLNRTLVEADLKIIVGSVIPHPYAGFGGGAKLVLPGLAGMDTIELNHKPAYASMSGTIGRVEGNQRRAEIEEAAEMVGIDFAVNSICNSEGRTAGIFAGGLAESYREAVRYAQKVYATEVPYNLDVAVFNAFPKDEGVIQSFNSLNVWSSRSGDRQIVKQGGTVVIASSCPEGVGYHGLTDKGMRLYVRRDKHGSFKDIINGRRIIFFSPNLIPRDIHDFLPETTLLCRQWREVEEELKRTARQDASAGVFPCGPLQIDRNILT from the coding sequence ATGCCGAACGAAAAAGAGGATAATCGCGCTAAACCGAGTGAGGTATCCCGAGATCTGAGAAAACGCGTCTCGATCGATGTACCTTGGAAACGCTGGTTTGGTGACGAGAAGATGCAGCTTACTTTTCCCAGCGGCTGGAATGTCAAGAAAATAGAGATGAGTGATGCTGAAACCATCTCTGATGAGGAGATTAGGAGATGTATCGCGATTCCTCGGGCATCGCCTTCTCTTCGAGATCTTGCCCGAGGCAAGAAGCGACCTGCCATCGTTATTGACGACCTTAACCGCCCCACTGAGACGCATCGTATTCTCCCTGTGCTTCTGGATGAGCTGGAAGACGCAGGTATCCGGACGGAGGAGATAGATGTGCTTGTCAGTCTAGGCGCTCATCGACCTATGTCTCGGAGCGAGCTCGTGAAGAAGATAGGGGAGAAGATGGTTGATACGTTGAAGGTTTACAACCACAGTCCCTATGAGAACCTGACCTTAGTCGGGAAGACCTCTTTCGGAACGCCACTCCACCTTAACCGAACGCTTGTAGAAGCTGATTTGAAGATTATCGTAGGGTCGGTTATTCCTCATCCGTACGCGGGTTTCGGCGGTGGTGCGAAGCTGGTTTTGCCTGGGCTCGCAGGCATGGATACGATTGAGCTGAACCATAAGCCGGCCTATGCAAGTATGTCGGGCACAATTGGGCGGGTTGAGGGGAATCAGCGCCGAGCTGAAATTGAGGAGGCTGCGGAGATGGTTGGAATAGACTTCGCGGTTAACAGTATATGCAATTCGGAGGGGAGGACGGCCGGCATTTTCGCAGGTGGTCTCGCGGAGTCTTACCGAGAGGCTGTCAGGTATGCGCAGAAGGTGTATGCGACTGAGGTACCGTATAACCTGGATGTTGCGGTGTTCAACGCTTTTCCTAAGGATGAGGGTGTTATTCAATCGTTCAACTCGTTGAATGTGTGGAGCAGCCGAAGCGGTGATCGACAGATTGTGAAGCAGGGTGGCACAGTTGTGATTGCTTCAAGCTGCCCTGAAGGCGTGGGATACCACGGGTTAACCGACAAGGGGATGAGGCTCTACGTCAGGCGAGACAAACACGGCTCCTTCAAAGACATTATCAACGGCAGAAGAATCATCTTCTTCTCACCCAACCTGATTCCCAGAGATATTCATGACTTTCTTCCGGAGACAACGCTACTTTGCCGCCAGTGGAGAGAGGTGGAGGAGGAGCTAAAGAGAACCGCTCGGCAAGATGCATCAGCTGGAGTCTTCCCCTGCGGCCCATTACAGATAGACCGGAACATTCTCACCTAA